The following are encoded in a window of Limibacter armeniacum genomic DNA:
- a CDS encoding YkvA family protein yields MNRNKAEKKYDSYKRKKLSNADVAVAKEKLGKLGEQKENFRLLLNMVKDSWDGSFKLDKWAIAIITAAIIYVVAPVDAVPDFAPIVGWLDDIGIVSLAIAQLGKVVDDYRAFKNVAFTETETYVENQF; encoded by the coding sequence TTGAACAGAAATAAAGCGGAGAAGAAATACGATAGTTACAAGCGAAAGAAATTGAGTAATGCAGATGTAGCTGTGGCGAAAGAGAAACTGGGCAAGCTTGGAGAACAGAAAGAGAACTTCAGGTTATTGCTTAATATGGTCAAGGACAGTTGGGATGGAAGTTTCAAGCTCGACAAATGGGCAATTGCGATTATTACTGCTGCCATTATCTATGTAGTGGCACCTGTAGATGCAGTTCCAGATTTTGCGCCAATAGTTGGTTGGTTGGATGATATCGGAATTGTATCATTGGCGATAGCACAGCTCGGCAAAGTGGTGGATGACTATAGAGCTTTTAAAAATGTAGCATTCACTGAAACTGAAACCTATGTTGAAAATCAATTTTGA
- a CDS encoding alpha/beta fold hydrolase, with translation MQKNIFFISGLGTDRRTYSRLKLDFEERIVYVDWLVPEKRDTMQSYAQRLVEKYGMRENAIIVGTSFGGMLASEISKIINNPLNILIASASHKNELMAWLPIVTKLRLNKVVPKGMFTRPGRFTERLMGVPNNVKSGYLREGVEMFRQMIKDMHPDFIWWGIDSVVNWKHDERLPNIIKIHGDRDKLIPIYNQPDDYLIKGGSHFLVWTRAKEVSEILNKVVLEQA, from the coding sequence ATGCAAAAAAACATCTTCTTTATAAGCGGACTTGGTACTGATCGACGTACATATAGCAGACTCAAGCTCGATTTTGAGGAGCGTATCGTGTATGTGGATTGGTTGGTGCCGGAGAAAAGGGATACTATGCAATCATATGCACAACGTTTGGTTGAAAAGTATGGGATGAGGGAAAATGCGATTATTGTCGGAACGTCATTTGGCGGTATGTTGGCAAGCGAAATTTCAAAGATTATTAATAATCCATTGAATATACTAATTGCCAGTGCCTCCCATAAGAATGAGTTGATGGCTTGGTTACCTATTGTCACCAAATTAAGGTTAAATAAAGTGGTGCCAAAAGGAATGTTTACCCGCCCTGGAAGATTTACGGAGCGATTGATGGGGGTTCCGAATAATGTGAAGAGTGGATATTTGAGGGAAGGGGTAGAAATGTTTAGGCAGATGATCAAGGATATGCACCCTGATTTTATTTGGTGGGGTATTGATAGTGTGGTAAACTGGAAACACGACGAACGTTTACCCAATATTATTAAGATTCATGGGGATCGGGATAAGCTGATACCGATCTACAATCAGCCTGATGACTATTTGATTAAGGGAGGAAGCCATTTTCTGGTTTGGACAAGGGCCAAAGAGGTATCAGAAATCTTGAACAAGGTAGTACTAGAACAGGCCTGA
- a CDS encoding transposase gives MEEKQVNQVYIKRTQKDYTMSFKLQVVAELEEGKLSVQGACDKYGIQAKSTVRDWLRKFGNLDWSNKHPLKMSKTPEQRILELEQKVKLLERQKQTLEKQVERADKKIILFDMMLEMAEKEYNIPVRKNISPE, from the coding sequence ATGGAAGAGAAGCAAGTAAATCAGGTTTATATAAAGCGAACTCAGAAGGATTATACAATGTCCTTCAAGCTTCAAGTGGTCGCTGAATTGGAAGAAGGCAAGCTCTCAGTACAGGGCGCTTGTGACAAATATGGTATTCAAGCCAAATCTACTGTTCGTGACTGGTTGCGAAAATTTGGTAACTTGGACTGGTCCAACAAACACCCCTTAAAAATGTCGAAAACCCCTGAGCAAAGAATATTGGAGCTGGAGCAAAAAGTCAAGCTGCTGGAACGTCAGAAGCAAACCCTAGAGAAGCAGGTAGAACGAGCTGACAAGAAGATCATTCTCTTTGATATGATGCTGGAGATGGCAGAGAAAGAATATAACATCCCGGTGCGAAAAAATATATCCCCCGAGTAA
- a CDS encoding IS3 family transposase — protein MEHGWSKVECCELLGVNRQFYYRCKQEQKKREALTVKVLELVTQVRMRQPRLGVRKLYTILEQELRTLDVGRDWLFDILRANHMLIKPRRRYHVTTNSHHRFRKHKNLTQHLEVKRPEQLWVADITYIGTRQNPMYLALVTDAYSKKVVGYDVSNSLNAQGAIRALKRGLQQREYPAEALIHHSDRGLQYCCDDYQEMLDDAQVTCSMTEKYDPYQNAVAERVNGILKQEFIRGIQINDIQLMKKIIKQSIDIYNTERPHLSCRMKTPEYMHLQREIKIKTYKKENPPALELVGSI, from the coding sequence ATTGAACACGGTTGGAGCAAGGTTGAATGTTGTGAGTTACTCGGGGTAAACAGGCAGTTTTATTACAGATGTAAGCAGGAGCAAAAGAAGCGGGAAGCCCTAACGGTGAAGGTATTGGAGCTAGTGACGCAGGTACGCATGCGACAGCCTCGCTTGGGTGTGCGCAAACTGTACACCATCTTGGAACAGGAGTTAAGGACTCTTGATGTAGGAAGAGATTGGCTTTTCGATATCCTCAGGGCTAACCATATGCTGATAAAGCCTCGCAGAAGATATCACGTGACCACCAACTCACATCACCGTTTCCGTAAGCACAAGAACCTGACGCAACACTTGGAGGTAAAGCGCCCAGAGCAGCTTTGGGTGGCTGATATCACCTACATAGGCACAAGGCAAAACCCGATGTACCTGGCTTTGGTCACGGATGCTTATTCCAAAAAGGTTGTTGGCTATGATGTATCCAACAGCTTAAATGCACAAGGGGCTATCCGGGCATTGAAAAGGGGACTCCAGCAACGGGAATACCCTGCAGAAGCCTTGATCCATCACTCCGATAGAGGGTTACAATATTGTTGTGATGATTATCAAGAAATGCTGGACGACGCACAGGTAACCTGTAGCATGACTGAGAAGTATGATCCTTATCAAAATGCAGTAGCTGAACGCGTAAATGGCATCCTTAAGCAGGAGTTTATAAGAGGAATCCAAATCAATGATATCCAACTTATGAAGAAAATAATCAAGCAGAGTATAGACATCTACAACACGGAAAGACCCCATTTATCCTGCAGGATGAAAACGCCAGAATACATGCACCTGCAAAGAGAGATAAAGATTAAGACCTATAAAAAAGAAAACCCACCAGCACTTGAGCTAGTGGGATCCATATAA